The following coding sequences lie in one Balneola vulgaris DSM 17893 genomic window:
- the rpoN gene encoding RNA polymerase factor sigma-54, which translates to MLRHQQNINQKQQQSLQQKLSPQQLQFIKLLQLPTIALEQRIKEELELNPILEEVEPTEVTFESLSEETEKPKSEEEKDGLESLEDHDVDWDEFDSNTEYDGESYSTPTHPDMEDWRDLPNPYHSSLLEDLEHQVSLLDFSEDEELIADQILGSLDEDGYFRREMEAVADNIAFNHSVYVEVEDVDRVRKQIQLLDPIGIASTSLQDCLYVQLQQASSELPGRDLAIRMVRDAWEAFEKKHFSKILQKLHTTEEELKDAFEAIKHMDPRPGAVATDMESNSNYIEPDFEVYWRNTDERDLDKGEFVINLNQRNAPSLRISPEYEQMWDEIKEKKSKPDQQTQNFIKGKIDSANWFIESIKQRQNTLMNVMKTMVALQEDFFKYGDSLKPMILKDIAERIGMDISTISRVVNGKYVQTNSGVYELKYFFNEALETESGEEVSNREVKDALQEIIDQEDKRNPLSDQHLAEKLNERGYKVARRTVSKYREQLNEPVARLRKQIV; encoded by the coding sequence ATGCTTCGCCATCAGCAAAATATAAATCAAAAACAGCAGCAGAGTTTACAGCAAAAGCTGTCGCCGCAACAGTTGCAGTTTATAAAGCTACTGCAGCTTCCTACAATTGCCTTAGAGCAGCGCATTAAAGAAGAGTTAGAACTGAACCCCATACTCGAAGAGGTAGAGCCTACAGAAGTAACTTTTGAGTCCCTATCGGAAGAAACCGAGAAGCCTAAGTCGGAAGAAGAAAAAGACGGGCTGGAAAGTTTAGAAGATCACGATGTGGATTGGGATGAATTTGATTCCAATACCGAATATGATGGCGAAAGCTATTCAACGCCCACGCATCCAGATATGGAAGACTGGCGAGACTTACCAAATCCTTATCATAGTTCTTTGTTGGAAGATCTAGAGCATCAAGTGAGTCTATTAGATTTTTCAGAAGATGAAGAACTGATTGCTGATCAAATACTGGGTTCATTGGATGAAGACGGTTATTTCAGGCGAGAGATGGAAGCCGTGGCCGATAATATTGCCTTCAATCATAGTGTATATGTAGAAGTGGAAGATGTAGATCGAGTAAGGAAACAGATTCAATTACTCGACCCAATTGGTATCGCCTCTACAAGCTTGCAAGATTGTTTATATGTGCAATTGCAGCAAGCTTCAAGTGAGTTGCCGGGCCGCGATTTAGCCATTCGTATGGTACGTGATGCATGGGAGGCTTTTGAAAAGAAGCACTTTTCAAAGATTCTTCAAAAATTGCATACCACTGAAGAAGAGCTAAAAGATGCTTTTGAGGCCATTAAACATATGGATCCTCGCCCTGGTGCAGTAGCCACCGACATGGAATCTAATTCCAATTACATTGAGCCGGATTTTGAAGTATACTGGCGAAATACCGACGAACGTGATTTAGACAAAGGAGAGTTTGTAATAAATCTAAATCAACGAAACGCCCCTTCGCTTAGAATCTCACCCGAGTACGAGCAGATGTGGGATGAAATCAAGGAAAAAAAATCGAAACCTGATCAACAAACTCAAAATTTTATAAAAGGGAAAATAGATTCAGCAAACTGGTTTATTGAGTCTATTAAGCAGCGCCAAAATACCTTGATGAATGTAATGAAAACGATGGTGGCCCTCCAAGAAGACTTCTTTAAATACGGCGACAGTTTGAAGCCTATGATTTTGAAGGATATTGCAGAACGAATCGGGATGGACATTTCGACTATTTCAAGAGTAGTAAATGGGAAATATGTGCAAACCAATAGCGGGGTGTACGAGCTTAAGTATTTCTTTAACGAAGCGTTGGAAACGGAAAGTGGAGAAGAAGTATCGAATCGAGAGGTAAAAGACGCTTTACAAGAAATTATCGATCAAGAAGACAAGAGAAATCCATTAAGTGATCAACATCTTGCTGAAAAGTTGAATGAGAGAGGATATAAAGTAGCACGCCGTACCGTTAGCAAATACCGTGAGCAATTAAACGAACCGGTTGCTAGGCTTCGCAAACAGATTGTTTAA
- a CDS encoding DUF3109 family protein: MFQIQDTILTEEIATSKFACDIPRCKGACCVVGDAGAPVVKGEIPILHKAYRLLKDELRPEAIEVAEREGVVIGSEKAGYEISCVNEAECIFVKYGDNGESYCAIQQAFFEGRVNWEKPLSCHLFPVRLKRFADFDYANFEYVPSLCSSGCEKGEAEGVYLAEFLEKPLVRRYGQDWYDEFLAACQHIREQEDHS, translated from the coding sequence ATGTTTCAAATTCAAGATACCATACTGACCGAAGAGATAGCTACCTCAAAATTTGCATGCGATATCCCACGCTGCAAAGGCGCATGTTGTGTAGTAGGCGATGCCGGTGCTCCCGTTGTGAAAGGGGAGATTCCAATACTGCACAAAGCCTATAGGCTACTAAAGGATGAATTACGCCCTGAAGCCATTGAAGTAGCGGAACGCGAAGGAGTTGTAATCGGAAGTGAGAAAGCGGGTTACGAGATTTCTTGTGTGAACGAAGCCGAGTGTATCTTTGTAAAGTATGGAGATAACGGTGAATCTTACTGTGCGATTCAACAAGCATTTTTTGAAGGAAGAGTAAACTGGGAAAAGCCTTTAAGCTGCCATTTATTTCCTGTTCGTTTAAAGCGTTTTGCAGATTTTGATTATGCAAATTTCGAATACGTTCCTTCACTATGCTCTAGTGGTTGTGAAAAAGGGGAAGCCGAAGGTGTGTATTTAGCAGAATTTCTAGAGAAACCTCTCGTTCGAAGATATGGACAAGATTGGTATGACGAATTTCTTGCGGCATGCCAACATATTAGGGAACAAGAGGATCATTCATAA
- the dprA gene encoding DNA-processing protein DprA translates to MSNNSILRNLIALTLIPGLGSKRIKSLLLECEQLENLFSLSKTQLRSYEGLGEATALSILTFDKWKKVDEIMASTEQAGVQLLSLADERYPRLLKEIYDPPILLWVQGNIEALSRLGVAIVGTRNASTYGKKQAAQLSVELAEQGLCIFSGLAYGIDTIAHQSALKANAPTVAVLGSGIDKLYPRANAELAKEIVASGGAIVSEYPMGTMAEPGYFPIRNRIVSGLSLGVLVIESGIKGGSMITAELGLDQNREVFAIPHPLGNMSGTGCNYLIKRGAAKLVQVVDDVLVELPIDFEADSVSITNDEPSVGWREYELNELSTAICSQLENGAIQIDALADTLEVNTSSLLVALLQLEMQDLVVQKAGKIFELR, encoded by the coding sequence ATGTCAAACAACTCGATTCTTAGGAACCTCATTGCTCTAACCTTAATCCCCGGATTAGGCTCAAAGCGTATTAAAAGCTTACTGCTTGAATGTGAGCAACTTGAGAATCTATTTTCATTAAGTAAAACCCAACTTCGAAGTTATGAAGGGTTAGGCGAGGCCACAGCGCTTTCTATCTTAACCTTCGATAAATGGAAGAAAGTAGACGAGATAATGGCGTCTACGGAACAAGCGGGTGTACAATTACTTTCCTTAGCCGACGAACGATACCCTCGCTTACTTAAAGAGATTTATGATCCTCCCATCTTGCTATGGGTACAAGGGAATATAGAAGCACTTTCTCGATTGGGAGTTGCTATAGTTGGCACGCGCAACGCCTCAACCTACGGGAAGAAGCAAGCTGCTCAATTAAGTGTTGAATTAGCCGAGCAAGGATTGTGCATTTTTAGTGGATTAGCCTATGGAATTGATACCATTGCACATCAATCAGCATTAAAAGCGAATGCCCCAACGGTTGCTGTATTAGGATCAGGTATAGATAAGTTATACCCAAGGGCGAATGCTGAGCTGGCAAAGGAAATCGTAGCTTCAGGTGGAGCTATTGTTTCTGAATACCCAATGGGCACCATGGCAGAACCCGGATATTTTCCCATAAGAAATAGGATAGTAAGTGGTTTAAGTTTGGGAGTTTTGGTGATTGAATCGGGTATAAAAGGAGGGAGTATGATCACTGCCGAACTGGGCCTAGATCAAAACCGAGAAGTATTTGCTATTCCTCATCCATTAGGAAATATGTCGGGCACAGGATGTAACTACTTAATTAAGAGAGGTGCCGCTAAACTGGTTCAAGTAGTTGATGATGTATTGGTGGAACTTCCCATAGATTTTGAAGCAGATTCTGTTTCAATTACAAATGATGAGCCATCCGTAGGCTGGCGAGAGTATGAGCTTAATGAGTTAAGTACGGCTATATGTTCACAATTAGAAAACGGGGCCATTCAAATAGATGCTTTAGCGGATACACTAGAGGTTAATACAAGCTCCCTTTTAGTAGCCCTTCTACAGTTAGAGATGCAAGATCTGGTGGTTCAAAAAGCAGGGAAAATTTTCGAACTGCGTTAA
- the obgE gene encoding GTPase ObgE: MRFADYAKIYVTAGKGGDGSAHLRREKYVPKGGPDGGDGGKGGSIKLKGNAQLNTILDLRYKKYIKAKAGENGGSSRSSGKDGESIILNVPLGTVAFDAESRERLGEITEDGQEIIIAEGGKGGLGNWHFKSSVNQTPQYAQEGKPGEERVVELELKLIADVGLVGFPNAGKSTLLSALSHAKPKIADYPFTTLEPNLGVVKFSDYRSFVMADIPGIIEEAHQGKGLGIQFLRHIERNSILLFMVSSQSDFEYEYEALVNELKAYRKDLLDKPRVLAITKMDLKQGFKLDKEFHIDDEIPVIPISSATGHGVDELKEALWEKLQHVKQLDS, encoded by the coding sequence ATGCGATTCGCTGATTACGCAAAGATATATGTAACCGCAGGAAAAGGGGGTGACGGCTCAGCTCACCTAAGAAGAGAGAAATATGTACCCAAAGGAGGCCCCGATGGTGGCGATGGCGGTAAAGGCGGGAGCATAAAACTTAAAGGAAATGCACAGCTTAATACCATTCTTGATTTACGATATAAGAAGTATATCAAAGCCAAAGCAGGTGAGAATGGTGGAAGCAGTAGATCATCAGGTAAAGATGGGGAATCGATTATACTGAATGTGCCCTTGGGAACGGTTGCTTTCGATGCAGAATCTCGAGAGCGATTGGGCGAGATTACCGAAGATGGGCAAGAAATAATTATAGCTGAAGGTGGAAAAGGCGGACTTGGTAACTGGCATTTCAAAAGTTCTGTGAATCAAACGCCACAATACGCTCAGGAAGGTAAACCAGGGGAAGAACGAGTAGTTGAACTCGAGCTAAAACTTATTGCAGATGTTGGTTTAGTGGGCTTTCCAAATGCAGGAAAGAGTACACTGCTTTCGGCGTTATCTCATGCCAAACCAAAAATCGCAGATTACCCATTCACAACTTTAGAGCCGAATTTAGGAGTAGTTAAATTTTCTGACTACCGTAGTTTTGTAATGGCCGATATCCCGGGTATCATCGAGGAAGCTCATCAAGGCAAAGGCTTAGGGATACAGTTCTTACGTCATATCGAACGAAACAGCATCTTGTTGTTTATGGTGAGTTCACAAAGTGATTTCGAGTACGAATATGAAGCGCTTGTTAATGAGTTAAAAGCCTATCGTAAAGATTTGTTGGATAAACCTCGCGTTTTAGCAATCACCAAGATGGATTTAAAACAAGGGTTTAAGCTTGACAAAGAATTTCATATTGATGACGAAATTCCCGTAATTCCTATTTCATCTGCTACTGGTCATGGGGTAGATGAGTTAAAAGAAGCTCTATGGGAAAAGCTGCAACATGTCAAACAACTCGATTCTTAG
- the accD gene encoding acetyl-CoA carboxylase, carboxyltransferase subunit beta yields MSWFKRKDSNIQTETKKEMPEGVWVKVPTTGETIHRRELEDNLWVDPLSGYHFRIGSKEYFSIIFDKNEYEVLGEEIQSVDPLEFSDRKKYTERLEEAKKKSGLTDAAKVGVGKMNGLDLVVGCMDFGFIGGSMGSVVGERLGIAIDYAREHKVPLIIISQTGGARMMESVLSLMQMAKTSAKLAQLEEEGIPFISYMTNPTTGGVTASYAMLGDFNVAEPGALIAFAGPRVVRQTIGRDLPEGFQTAEYLLEHGFLDFIVSRTSMKSKLTKLLKLITHKK; encoded by the coding sequence ATGAGTTGGTTCAAACGCAAAGACAGTAACATACAAACAGAAACCAAGAAAGAAATGCCGGAAGGTGTGTGGGTGAAAGTGCCTACCACTGGGGAAACTATTCACCGACGTGAACTCGAGGATAATCTTTGGGTTGATCCGTTAAGTGGTTACCATTTCAGAATTGGAAGTAAAGAGTACTTTTCCATCATATTCGATAAGAACGAGTATGAAGTATTAGGAGAAGAGATTCAGTCTGTTGACCCTCTAGAGTTCTCAGATCGTAAAAAGTACACCGAACGCCTAGAAGAGGCTAAGAAAAAATCAGGCTTAACCGATGCTGCCAAAGTGGGTGTTGGTAAAATGAATGGCCTTGATTTAGTTGTGGGCTGTATGGATTTCGGCTTTATTGGTGGAAGTATGGGTTCGGTTGTTGGTGAGCGACTCGGAATCGCTATCGACTATGCCCGTGAACACAAAGTGCCATTGATTATCATCTCACAAACAGGTGGTGCGCGTATGATGGAGAGTGTACTAAGTTTAATGCAGATGGCTAAAACATCGGCAAAGTTAGCACAGCTCGAAGAGGAAGGAATCCCATTCATTTCGTACATGACCAACCCAACAACTGGTGGTGTAACTGCAAGTTATGCGATGTTAGGAGACTTCAATGTGGCTGAACCAGGTGCATTAATCGCATTTGCAGGTCCACGTGTAGTACGCCAAACTATTGGGCGTGATTTACCGGAAGGCTTTCAGACTGCTGAATATTTACTAGAACATGGCTTCTTAGATTTCATCGTATCAAGAACAAGTATGAAGTCGAAGCTGACAAAACTATTGAAGCTGATTACTCACAAAAAGTAA
- the tsaB gene encoding tRNA (adenosine(37)-N6)-threonylcarbamoyltransferase complex dimerization subunit type 1 TsaB yields the protein MILAYETSTNICSVAFQNKEGEVWSKHVEGRGVHSDHVFIFTQEFMNEHEFSMGDLDAVLVSNGPGSYTGLRIAASALKGLLFGVEVDLFAVNTLASLAMVAEQGNAEVHAIIDARRTHVYHQAFTRGKRLEALGEAKLLEISELEDALKAGQSISGTGINRLNKERLEGISVYDNEFISAESLLELYQLPNFKEYCVKTNVEALNPNYISSSQINNTGA from the coding sequence ATGATACTAGCCTACGAAACATCTACTAACATTTGCTCTGTTGCCTTCCAAAATAAGGAAGGTGAGGTGTGGAGTAAGCACGTAGAAGGACGAGGGGTACATTCTGATCATGTATTCATATTTACCCAAGAATTCATGAATGAACACGAATTCTCAATGGGTGATTTAGATGCTGTTTTGGTAAGTAATGGCCCAGGATCATATACAGGATTAAGAATTGCAGCCAGTGCTTTAAAAGGACTCTTATTTGGTGTTGAGGTAGATCTATTTGCGGTAAATACATTGGCATCATTGGCCATGGTAGCTGAGCAAGGTAATGCAGAAGTTCATGCGATCATTGATGCGCGTCGTACTCATGTATATCACCAAGCATTTACAAGAGGCAAGCGATTAGAAGCATTGGGTGAAGCTAAATTATTGGAAATTAGTGAACTGGAAGATGCTCTTAAAGCAGGGCAAAGTATTTCAGGAACGGGTATCAATCGTTTGAATAAGGAACGGTTGGAAGGTATCTCAGTATATGATAATGAGTTTATATCAGCTGAGAGCTTATTAGAATTATATCAGTTGCCGAACTTTAAAGAGTATTGTGTAAAAACGAATGTTGAGGCTTTAAATCCGAATTACATAAGCAGTAGCCAAATAAATAATACGGGTGCATAA
- a CDS encoding dihydroorotase yields MLLQNVRPVSKNHKGTDTVDIRIEEGVIKEIGSGLTLNKGEESHDFEGAYVSPGWMDMHIHLREPGFEHKETIKTGCAAAAFGGFTAVACMPNTKPATHTRDVVEYIIKKAESTPVDVHPIGCVTKDRAGKSIAEMGDMKDGGAVAFSDDGDPVYDSQVMRVALEYSSMLGVPIINHEEDLALSRPGHMNEGRVSTRLGLDGTPGIAEETMIARDILLAEYTGGHVHVAHISTAKGVDLVRQAKKQGVKVTTEVCPHHFDLTDEEIERQNFSTNYKMHPPLRTQADVDAMIEGLVDGTIDVICTDHAPHAIEEKEVEFIYAPNGILGLETAWSISNMRLLKTKKLNLNELVEKLCYNPRSILNLEELKIEEGAKANLTFFNTDEEWTYDVKNIRSKSKNSPYIDKKLEGRAVAIFNKGELVLNTLK; encoded by the coding sequence ATGCTCCTACAAAACGTACGCCCTGTAAGTAAAAACCATAAAGGTACCGACACGGTTGATATAAGAATTGAAGAAGGAGTAATTAAAGAAATTGGAAGTGGGTTAACACTGAATAAGGGTGAAGAATCCCATGATTTTGAAGGAGCATATGTAAGTCCAGGTTGGATGGACATGCACATCCATTTACGTGAGCCTGGTTTCGAACATAAAGAAACTATTAAAACCGGTTGTGCCGCTGCTGCCTTTGGTGGTTTTACCGCAGTAGCATGTATGCCGAACACGAAGCCTGCTACCCATACCCGTGATGTTGTAGAGTACATCATCAAGAAAGCCGAGTCTACACCTGTTGATGTACACCCTATTGGATGTGTTACAAAAGATAGAGCAGGTAAATCCATCGCAGAAATGGGCGATATGAAAGATGGCGGTGCGGTTGCTTTTAGTGATGATGGCGATCCCGTTTATGATTCTCAAGTAATGAGAGTAGCCTTAGAATATTCATCAATGCTAGGGGTGCCAATTATCAACCACGAAGAAGACTTAGCGCTTTCAAGACCAGGGCATATGAATGAAGGCCGTGTAAGTACACGACTAGGCCTAGATGGAACTCCAGGGATTGCAGAGGAGACGATGATTGCTCGCGATATCTTACTAGCTGAATACACAGGTGGTCATGTTCACGTGGCTCACATCAGTACAGCAAAAGGGGTCGATTTAGTACGCCAAGCGAAGAAACAAGGCGTTAAAGTAACTACGGAAGTATGCCCTCATCATTTTGATTTAACCGATGAAGAGATTGAGCGTCAAAACTTTAGTACCAATTACAAAATGCATCCGCCATTAAGAACACAAGCAGATGTAGATGCTATGATTGAAGGGCTTGTAGATGGAACCATCGATGTGATTTGTACCGACCATGCCCCACATGCCATTGAAGAAAAAGAAGTGGAATTTATTTACGCTCCAAATGGCATTTTAGGTCTTGAAACGGCTTGGAGTATCTCAAATATGCGACTTCTAAAGACAAAAAAGTTAAACCTCAATGAATTGGTTGAGAAATTGTGTTACAACCCAAGATCAATTCTGAATTTAGAAGAGCTTAAAATTGAGGAAGGTGCTAAGGCGAATTTAACTTTCTTCAATACCGATGAAGAGTGGACCTATGATGTAAAAAACATTCGTTCTAAGTCGAAAAACTCTCCTTATATCGATAAGAAGCTAGAAGGTAGAGCTGTAGCTATATTCAATAAAGGCGAGTTAGTTTTAAACACGCTGAAGTAG
- a CDS encoding YciI family protein has protein sequence MKNYMLIFRGQKGVDTSDEALKERITLHINWIKKLGNQHIDSQRLEEKGAHILNHDTVYTSGPFIQDEEIILGFTTIAAKDLDEAIFLAKTCPLLNYFEIVVRPVA, from the coding sequence ATGAAAAATTACATGCTCATATTTCGTGGTCAAAAAGGGGTGGATACTTCAGATGAAGCTTTAAAAGAACGGATTACCCTTCATATCAATTGGATAAAAAAACTGGGCAACCAACATATTGACTCGCAGAGACTTGAAGAGAAAGGCGCTCATATATTAAATCACGATACCGTTTATACAAGTGGCCCATTTATACAAGATGAGGAAATTATTCTTGGCTTTACTACCATAGCGGCAAAAGATTTAGATGAAGCAATATTCCTTGCCAAGACTTGCCCTCTTCTAAACTATTTCGAGATTGTTGTGCGGCCAGTTGCTTAA
- the xseA gene encoding exodeoxyribonuclease VII large subunit yields the protein MANQTPFLFDIPTVTELTGKIKTLLEQNFNDILVEGEASNVKQSSNGHVYFTLKDSGAQLPCVMWRSTAKRLGVELRDGQQIVVGGDLQVYAPHGRYQMIVSLVQQAGIGKLQQAFEELKAKLKAEGLFEDIHKKPLPKFPQTIGVVTSKTTAAFQDIRSTLEKRWPLATIKLYHASVQGVNAAPEIVKGIEHFSTTNNVDVIIIGRGGGSLEDLWPFNEEIVARAVYACTVPIISGVGHEVDFSISDFVADKRAATPTQAAVMATPDIDEVKMYVDDLHRRMELNTKGAVQYYKDKVDSMAKSYALLAVQQKLSHSRNKIATLKEQLSNRTVSLQRDRKDRITHLLHRMEKQDPNEPLTKGFVRVWQGDQWIRKAAQYQKGTSTELQWKDESIKL from the coding sequence ATGGCTAACCAAACTCCTTTCTTATTTGATATCCCCACTGTTACTGAGTTAACGGGAAAGATTAAGACCTTACTAGAACAAAACTTTAATGACATTCTTGTGGAAGGTGAGGCAAGTAATGTTAAGCAAAGTTCTAATGGGCATGTGTACTTCACCTTAAAAGACTCTGGGGCTCAATTACCCTGTGTGATGTGGCGAAGCACCGCTAAAAGATTAGGAGTTGAATTAAGAGATGGCCAACAAATTGTAGTAGGTGGCGACCTTCAAGTATATGCGCCCCATGGGCGATACCAAATGATTGTAAGTTTAGTGCAACAAGCTGGAATCGGAAAACTTCAGCAAGCATTTGAGGAACTCAAAGCTAAACTTAAAGCCGAAGGATTATTTGAAGACATTCATAAAAAGCCACTCCCAAAATTCCCTCAAACAATTGGAGTGGTTACCTCCAAAACAACCGCTGCATTCCAAGACATCCGATCAACGCTTGAAAAGCGCTGGCCATTAGCCACAATCAAATTATATCATGCCAGTGTACAAGGTGTAAATGCTGCTCCTGAAATTGTAAAGGGAATAGAGCACTTTTCAACCACCAACAATGTAGATGTGATTATTATTGGGCGAGGCGGCGGCTCTCTGGAAGACTTATGGCCATTTAATGAAGAAATTGTGGCTCGTGCGGTATATGCATGCACGGTTCCTATTATAAGTGGAGTTGGCCATGAAGTGGATTTTTCTATCTCAGATTTTGTAGCCGATAAAAGAGCAGCCACTCCCACTCAAGCAGCTGTTATGGCCACACCTGATATCGATGAAGTAAAAATGTACGTGGATGACCTTCACCGAAGAATGGAGTTGAATACCAAAGGCGCCGTTCAGTATTACAAAGATAAAGTGGATAGTATGGCTAAGTCGTATGCACTATTAGCGGTACAACAGAAACTAAGCCATTCCAGAAATAAGATAGCCACCTTAAAAGAACAACTAAGTAATAGAACGGTATCCTTACAAAGAGATCGCAAAGATAGAATTACACACTTATTGCATCGTATGGAAAAACAAGATCCGAACGAACCTCTAACAAAGGGTTTTGTGCGAGTTTGGCAAGGAGATCAATGGATTAGAAAAGCTGCTCAATATCAGAAAGGCACATCCACAGAACTTCAATGGAAAGACGAATCAATTAAGCTTTAG
- a CDS encoding FAD-dependent oxidoreductase, translating to MSTELITIIGGGVSGLTTACILQKSGFKVRIIAREPFEKTVSAKAAAIWFPFFAKPVHKVNAWSLRSFEYFLELCHKPESGISLVPFTVYEESAEKPYWYDALPKKSTVKPTKVNVFEREAYSYSIKIPLIETQLYLPYLRKKFLDQGGLLEERTINSLNEFDENEWVVNCTGLGSMHLVSDKNMYPIKGQIVKVASHSSVMGLSLEFPVDDKNEELIYVIPRKDCIVIGGSAIPNDDTEDIDHDLTKRMLHRASQIEPRLRDLEIQTVLTGMRPGRTSIRLEKEEGRKLIHNYGHGGSGFTVAWGCAEEISQIISNNTH from the coding sequence ATGAGTACCGAGTTAATTACCATTATTGGAGGTGGTGTAAGTGGATTAACCACTGCTTGTATTCTCCAAAAATCAGGATTTAAAGTTCGAATTATTGCTCGAGAACCCTTCGAAAAAACCGTATCGGCCAAAGCCGCTGCTATTTGGTTTCCCTTTTTTGCCAAACCCGTTCACAAAGTAAATGCATGGAGTTTACGTTCTTTCGAGTATTTCTTAGAGCTTTGCCATAAGCCCGAGTCAGGTATCAGTCTAGTACCATTTACGGTATATGAAGAGTCGGCAGAAAAGCCCTATTGGTACGATGCTCTTCCTAAGAAATCGACAGTGAAGCCTACAAAAGTAAACGTTTTTGAACGAGAAGCTTATTCATACTCCATCAAAATTCCACTTATAGAAACTCAGTTATATCTCCCCTATCTCAGAAAGAAGTTTCTAGACCAAGGGGGTTTATTAGAAGAGCGTACCATAAATTCGTTAAATGAATTTGATGAAAATGAATGGGTTGTAAACTGTACCGGATTGGGTTCTATGCATTTGGTATCCGATAAAAACATGTATCCTATCAAAGGCCAAATTGTTAAAGTAGCAAGCCACTCATCTGTGATGGGGTTGTCGCTGGAATTTCCGGTAGACGACAAAAACGAAGAACTTATATATGTAATCCCTCGGAAAGATTGTATAGTTATTGGTGGGTCAGCTATTCCTAATGATGACACCGAAGACATCGATCATGACCTTACTAAACGAATGCTACATAGAGCTTCACAGATAGAACCAAGGTTGCGAGATCTTGAAATACAAACAGTTTTAACAGGCATGCGCCCTGGTAGAACATCTATTCGACTTGAAAAAGAAGAAGGACGAAAATTAATCCATAATTATGGGCATGGTGGCTCAGGTTTTACTGTTGCTTGGGGATGTGCTGAAGAAATCAGCCAAATAATTTCAAACAACACCCATTAA
- a CDS encoding BF3164 family lipoprotein, whose protein sequence is MKHLLIKCIVASVVCLIGMLNCFEKEVVKDNLELLSSTTEFSDELFFAYPKYIADTGVSLVITDLNDSKIVEVDYSGKLIRTYGQKGRGPGEYLMPSNPIMANDLLYISDAGNAKILTFESNGSFNNEIKISDPILEFTTNGEYLYAFTFNSVDDRLIKKYSMNGEFINSFGKLETTEETSLNNITKLVIYNNELWVLHLYFPILKIYSLDGELIQKYNLSNAFDYSERFNQSKEKPKYSNVSGQKVIYQSITMNKDGIYLGIYDPSNNNIIADHFNFDVIPITRYRYTSNDEKIYHFHSVLVDSTLYVAGADTEPGLFIFNKTD, encoded by the coding sequence ATGAAACACCTACTTATCAAATGTATTGTTGCTAGTGTTGTATGTTTAATAGGTATGCTGAATTGCTTTGAAAAAGAAGTTGTAAAAGATAATCTTGAACTATTGAGTAGCACTACGGAATTTAGTGATGAACTCTTTTTTGCATATCCGAAGTACATAGCTGACACAGGAGTTTCGCTTGTTATCACCGATTTAAATGATTCAAAAATAGTCGAAGTTGATTATTCAGGAAAGTTAATTCGTACTTATGGTCAGAAAGGTAGAGGACCTGGTGAATATCTAATGCCTTCAAATCCAATAATGGCAAATGACCTATTATATATTTCCGATGCTGGAAATGCTAAAATTTTAACCTTTGAAAGTAATGGAAGTTTCAATAACGAGATTAAAATTTCAGACCCAATTTTAGAATTTACCACGAATGGTGAGTATTTATATGCATTCACCTTCAACAGTGTAGACGACAGGTTAATAAAAAAATATTCTATGAACGGTGAGTTCATAAATTCATTCGGTAAGTTAGAAACTACAGAAGAGACATCACTAAATAATATCACAAAACTGGTGATATACAATAATGAGTTATGGGTACTTCATCTATATTTTCCAATCCTTAAAATATATTCCTTAGATGGTGAATTAATTCAAAAGTATAATTTATCAAACGCATTTGATTACTCAGAGAGATTTAACCAATCGAAGGAAAAACCAAAATATTCAAATGTATCTGGCCAAAAAGTTATCTATCAATCTATTACAATGAATAAAGATGGGATTTATTTAGGCATTTATGATCCTAGCAATAATAATATTATTGCAGATCATTTTAACTTTGATGTAATCCCAATAACTCGATATAGGTATACATCTAATGATGAAAAAATCTATCATTTTCATTCAGTACTAGTTGACTCTACTTTATATGTAGCTGGCGCAGATACAGAACCGGGATTGTTTATATTCAATAAAACTGACTGA